A genomic region of Nostoc sp. UHCC 0702 contains the following coding sequences:
- a CDS encoding hybrid sensor histidine kinase/response regulator has protein sequence MNFLTEQTATVLIVDDNPANLGVLSDALDQVGLEVWVAKSGKVALERVTYALPNLILLDVMMPEIDGFETCRQLKANPLTRDIPVIFMTALSDTANKVEGFRVGAVDYITKPFQQEEVLSRVKLHLKLHDLAQQLEQKNAQLEQKVAEVSLAYDDLKQMQIKLIQNEKLSSLGEMVAGIVHEINNPVNFIYGNLVHANDYTQEVLNLLHLYQEEYPNPTPRIQAQEELLDLEFLEHDLLKLLNSMNFGARRIREIIKSMRIFSRLEDTSMTEVDIHECIDSTLTILNYRLKSQPEHPEIQVIKEYSVLPSIECFGGQINQVLMNIVANAIDALDEYNQQRSFAEILKQPSRIEIRTEIIKDEWVAIHIADNGPGMCESVKSKLFDPFFTTKPSGKGTGLGLSISHQIVVEKHGGNLYCESTPGKGTEFVITIPVQQRVSQVA, from the coding sequence ATGAATTTTCTAACTGAGCAAACTGCAACGGTTCTCATTGTTGATGATAATCCTGCAAATTTAGGTGTGTTATCTGATGCTCTAGATCAGGTTGGCTTGGAAGTGTGGGTAGCGAAATCGGGAAAAGTAGCATTAGAACGGGTGACATATGCTTTACCAAATTTAATTTTGTTGGATGTGATGATGCCAGAAATTGATGGGTTTGAAACCTGTCGTCAATTAAAGGCAAATCCGTTAACCAGAGATATTCCAGTCATTTTTATGACGGCACTGTCTGATACTGCCAACAAAGTTGAAGGTTTTAGAGTTGGCGCTGTAGATTATATTACCAAACCTTTTCAGCAAGAAGAAGTTTTGTCACGGGTGAAATTGCATTTAAAACTGCATGATTTGGCACAGCAATTAGAACAGAAAAATGCTCAGTTAGAACAAAAAGTTGCAGAAGTCAGCCTTGCTTATGATGACCTCAAACAAATGCAAATCAAGCTGATTCAAAATGAAAAACTATCTAGCTTAGGAGAGATGGTTGCTGGGATTGTTCATGAAATTAATAACCCTGTAAATTTTATTTATGGCAATCTCGTTCATGCCAATGACTATACCCAAGAAGTGCTGAATCTGCTGCACCTCTATCAAGAAGAATACCCAAATCCCACTCCCCGGATTCAAGCACAAGAGGAATTGCTGGACTTGGAATTTCTTGAGCATGATTTGTTAAAGCTGCTTAATTCCATGAATTTTGGTGCAAGGCGCATTCGTGAAATCATCAAGTCTATGCGAATATTCTCGCGTCTGGAGGATACTAGTATGACAGAAGTTGATATTCATGAATGTATTGATAGCACACTGACAATTTTGAATTATCGCCTCAAATCACAACCAGAACATCCCGAAATTCAAGTTATTAAGGAATACAGTGTATTGCCATCAATCGAGTGCTTTGGAGGACAGATAAATCAAGTGTTGATGAATATTGTTGCCAACGCTATTGATGCACTGGATGAGTACAATCAACAACGTTCATTTGCGGAGATTCTCAAGCAACCAAGTCGAATTGAAATTCGGACTGAAATCATTAAAGATGAATGGGTTGCCATTCATATCGCTGATAATGGGCCGGGAATGTGTGAAAGCGTGAAATCAAAGTTATTTGATCCCTTTTTTACTACGAAACCTAGCGGTAAAGGAACAGGATTAGGTTTGTCTATCAGCCACCAAATTGTTGTAGAAAAGCATGGTGGTAATCTGTACTGTGAATCTACACCCGGTAAAGGGACAGAATTCGTGATTACAATTCCAGTTCAACAGCGAGTTTCTCAGGTTGCTTGA